The nucleotide window catgaactttggggtttgttaaacaTCATATGTAAATAAGTGGCTATTACGGCGGCTTACGGGTTCATGGAAAAGTAtgtcaagtaacttgatagctcaagattgggatttgctcctccgacgatggagagatatctctgggccctctcggtgttacggtatccatcatcgtctggccagacactTTGTGATTTGATCACGGGGATGTCGGAACACGAgaacgagaaaagagaacaatACCGGTAACGAGGTAACTGGCATAGTGGACAAGTTGTTGATCCACGGGGATGCCAACATGTCTCACCTCGGGTATTTGTAACATATCACGAAGCAACAGGAATAGCACATGGcaactggaggttcactcgaatattcattcgtgtgggtataggggtcaatatgggtgtccacggctccgatgttgatcattgatcaAAAATTGTTCCGGTCATGTCTATGCTTCACCGAACATATAGGGTCACACACTTAAGGGTCATCTATTTGCTAAATACTAGGCAGGGAGTCTGAGAGAAATTTGCCGAAAAAGTTTCGGAGATAATGGAAGAGTTCTGGAGAGAGAATAACGAAATAGTTTCGTAAAACCGAAAAGTTGTTTCGGGATATACCATTAAGTCAAATTGCTTTCGGGACACGCCTGATAATTCTTGGAGGGTGCCAGAATTATTTTGGAAACTTCTGGGAATTTTTCGGGATAAAAACCATAAATGTTCCGGAGCTGCCGGTACCGGTTTGGTTGCTTTTCGCAGATGAAATTCACTAATCCGAATTTGTTTCGGAACGAATCCAAAATCATTTTAGTGGGTACTGGAATTATTCTAAGACCCATAGAAATATTTTCGGATTTAATGGACGCGAAAAATTGTCTTCATGAATAGTGAAAACGCATTCTTGTTTGCTTTGCACAGATGAAAATCACTAAACCGAAATTGTTTCGAAACACGTTGAAAATTATTTTTGTGGGTACTGGAAATGTTCTGagcccacataaatattttcagtttGAACGAACACTGAAAATTGTCGTCATGAATAGTGAAAGTGCCTTTCGTTTGGCTTCTTGGAGAAGCCACCTTGAGGGCCTTTTGGTATTATCCCCTTGGCTTCTTGGAGAAGCCACCCTTGGGATTGGCCTATAAataggggtggagggggctgcctaAAGACACACTCTTTCTCACATACAAGTGTCATGCTATGATCTGGCTTCTCTCTCTCCCCGCAAAATAGTTTTGTAGAGCCGAAAGGCTGTCTGGGTTCCGGCAGGAACTAGTTCTagacggcgaagccctgccggatagatgacaccgtatgtgtgcaacCCCGTAGAGAGGTCGTAGTTTCGATCCTTGTGCCCGAGGGGCTGTTTTGAGagtgcctcccgaagggctgtccaaGTGACGGTCCGAGTTCTGTgagtcctcccgaagggctgtttGAGTGACCGTTCGAGTTTTGAGAGtacctcccgaagggctgtccgtgACACAGTCCGAGGGACTGTCCGACCGCTTCCCGAAGGACTATCTGTGGGGTAGATGAGGGAGTACATCCTCGCGGTTGGGAGGAtgtaaatcctagctgcggggatcTACACCGCCGATCGACATCGACTCTACTTCTGCTGCGCTACGAGTCGGTAACGAAAAAGATCAAACCttgtatgcagtctccatagtggtcttgggctggtgcgtaggtcggaaatttttgttttctgccaCGTTAACCTACacaaataccatcgtcctatatatcaatctttacctctcgaccatttcaagactctcgtcatgtccgggactctgaacaacattcggtcaccaaaacatataactcatataacactatatcgtcaacgaacgttaagcatgcggaccctacgggttcgagaactatgtagacatgaccgagacacctctctggtcaataaaaaatagcggaacctggatgcccatattggttcctacatattctacggagatctttatcggtcgaaccattatgacaacatacataattccctttgtccatcggtatgttattttCCCGAGATTCGATGGTCGGTAtattcatacctagttcaatatcgttaccagcaagtccctttactcgttccgtaatacatcacctcgtgactaactccttagtcatttgcttgcaagcttatgatgtgtattactgacagggcccagagatacctctccgatactcggagtgacaaatcctaatctcaatctatgcaaactcaacaaacaccttcggagatacctgtagagcatctttatgatcacccagttacgttgtgacgtttgatagcacacaaggtattccttcagtatccgagagttgcatagtctcatagtcgaaggaatatgtatttgacatgaagaaagcaataacaataaactgaacgatcaatatgctaagataacggatgggtcttgtccatcacatcattctcctaatgatgtgatcccatgatcaaatgacaacacatgtccatggttaggaaaccttaaccatctttgatcaacgagctagtctagtagaggctcactagggacaccgtatttgtttatgtattcacacatgtatttaggtttccgatcaatacaattctagcatgaataataaacctttatcatgaataaggagatataaaataacaactttattattgcctctaggcatatttccttcaactacTTCATTTTGAAAAAGGACGCCGTGAGAAGGATTGGATTCTCTGGTTACCAGAAGTGCACAACCGCACAACAGATGCTTGCATATGAGATATGACACGACCGCTAATTCGTGGGACGAGTACCTATGGATGTCTGAGAGCACATGCAGAGGTGCTATGGTCAGGTTTGCAACTGCCGTGGTCTTGGTGTTTGGACCTCAATACCTGATAGAACCAAATGTCGCGGACATCGAGAGGCTCTTGGCAATCTTGGAAGCGAGAGGGTGGGTAGGTTTGCTCGGATCTCTTGATTGCATGCATTGAAAATGGAAGAACTACCCAAAAGCTCTACAAGGGCAATATCAGGCCATGTTAAGAAGCCCACCATAATTCTTGAAGCTGTTGCATCGGATGATCTTTGGATTTGGCATGCCCGGGTCTTATAATGACATCATTATGCTGAAGCGATCACCATTGTTTGCGAGGCTGACTGAAGGAAAAGGTTCTCCTTGCCACTATATAGTTAATGGGCATGAGTACAATATGGGTTACTATCTGACTGACGTTATATATCCTCCGCGGGCTACCTTTGTCAACACCATCTCTAAGCCAGTTGGCCAGAAAAAGGCTCACTTTGCCCAAAGACAAGAAGCACGTAGAAATGATGTCAAGAGGGCATTCGGAGTTTTGCAGGCACATTTTGCAGTTGTTCGTGGACCAACTAGACAATGGGATGCTGCAAGTCTTGACTTGAGAACATGGGCGATCCTATCAAACTTCCTCATCAGAATCCGGCCACATTTGAAAAGTTTGTTCAAATCCATCAACTAATCCGCCATCGAGCAGCTCACGAACAACTAAAGAAAGGTCCGATTGAGCATCCATGCACAGTTAAAGCGGACAACAATGTTCTAGTGTAATATTTGAACTTATTTAAGTAGAACTACCGCTGcatatacaacatgatgttgtatGCTGACACCATTGAATGACGGGCATGCCCTTAACAGTGTACTTGGCTGATTTTTTCAAACGCCCAAGCTAGAAAATTCTAACCCCCAGCTTGCCGAATAGAATGTTCAAAATAGCCTCTACATCCGGCGAGACGAAAGAACGTGTTACCCTGTtctaagggcatgtacaatgatgACATATGGATATACATGCCTCATGACATAAAGTAATTTGAGGCATATGtgttgatttttttctcctcaaTACAAGCTACTACTAATGGGCCTCATCAAAAAATAAAAAGTGACTTTCATTACACATGCATCCCTCCTCTTCATTTCAACTTTGTCCAACTTTATGCATCCAACCACACTTTTCTCTCTAAGCACCCGCCTCCTGAAGAGGATCCTGCTTCCTCATTTGAACTTTCTTTTTCTGTCATCCGATCCTACATGGCATGTGAAGCATCACCTTGAGGCTATGCATTAACCATGCCCTAAGAGGAGACACGAATACGTTGGCACTCATGCACACAAAAAAAACCTGGCAAAAATACGTTGGCACAACGGCATATGCGGGCGCATATTACTACGAGAAGCGTTCTTGCATGTGGACGCCGGTTATCCGCGGGAGGCCCACCCGACGGCGCGCAGCGAGCCACCGAGCGGCCCACACGTCATGCACGGAATCTGCGCCCGGGTCGTAGCCGTAGGCGCGCGACAGCGCAGAGCCGGAGTGTGAGCCACACCGGCTGGACGCTAGCGCAACCGTCGCGCATGCGCGCTGCCCACAGCGGGCCCCACCCCGCCCCTGCCCAGTAATAACGCCACTGGGTAACATACCTAGTAACAAACGGCCAAGCTGCCCACTTCCCAGCCTGGCGCGAGGCCGCGTGGGCGCAGCGTCAGGCAAAAAGAAAGCAAGGGCGACATGGCATCGCACCCGGGACCCTCCCCCGCGCAGCAGTTTCACATGCGACCGGGCCCCACGCCCCTCGCCACAAACGGTACCAATTCACGCACCCGCCTAGTCGCCGCAGGTGGCGCCCAGAGCGTCCGCGCCAGTGAGACGACGGCGGGTATGAAAGACTGGGGTGCCACCCGCGGGGCGGGGGCTGGCAAATCTGTCCCCACGAATCCCGCGCACAGAGACGATCCGCCTGCGCGCGGGACCAGCGCTCGCCCCGGGCCCGCCTGTCAACGGGCGCCTAATCTTTTTTTCACTCACTGACGCCGCTCGGTTACTGTTTCTTTCTTGTAGCTGGCGCTATATAGGCGCCGCGCGCACGTTGGCCGCATTCCCAAGCCCGGAGTTTGTGGGAGAGGAGGATTTGTCGAGAGGGAGGGCCGCGATTCGTTGCTCTTCCTTCCTCCTCCTGCTCGCCTCCGGTGTGGGGGTGCGCTGCGGTGCGGTGGGCGGAGGGGAGGTCGAGGGATCAGGAGGGCGAATCGAGGGGGCGGGAGGAGCTAGGAGGAGAGGCGGCGGAAATGGCGGCGTGGACCTCCGTGGGCCTGGTGGCGGTGGCCGTGCTGGTCGTCGGCATCGCAATGCCGGCCTCCGCCGCCGTGcagccgcccgcgcccgcgccctcCAGCGACGGTGAGAAAACCCCCGCGCCGCACCCtcttttttcactctctctctccaTCTCCAGTGGCTTGCGTTTGCCGGCATTGGCTGGCGCGTGGGCCCCGTGCCACCCGCTCTCTCCGCTCCGACGGAATCCTCTCTCTGCAGCGATCTTGATTTCATTTCCCGTGACTCCTCTCGTGGCGATAATAGAGTCAATACGATACAGTTAGTTGGCCCCTGCATGTGGGGAAACCATTGATCTGCTTGAACCACCTGGTATATGACTACTTACATAAGCTGCGGAAACCATTTGTGAATTGAGCAGTGTTTTCACGCTCATAAGCAATTCAATGAAATGACAGAGCATGCTATTCTTTATTTTGTTCTCATTTCTCACTTCAAAGTTCCACCTGAAAAAATAATCAATTTTCTAGAAATCTTGATATTTTACACCACCCCTTCAAAGCTGCATGACCTGATGATACTTGACATCTCATATCTTGACAAAGAATTAGCTGTGCAAAATTAATGTGACTCATACAGTACGTTACTGCAAAAGTTCAATTTTATCAGTATGTTTGCGACGAGGAACTGTCTCTGTCAGGTTTTTTGCGGACTTGTTTTATTCATTCTTGCCAAGTGCTCAACACATGTTTGATGCAATATATTCCGAGTAACACCGATAAGAAAAGAATTTCACGTGTAAGCCATTCGTTGTAGTACAAGATAAGTGTGCGAAATGGCATTTCGCTGATGGGCACATATGATTGATAACCACATAGGAAGGGCGTTTGCTGCCCATCTGTCAAGAATCTTGCCTTCCTCCTTTCTGGTGTAGTACTAGCTGAGTTGGTTTGCACTTCCCTTTCACCCGTAGAACTGGTACCCTTGGTCTGTTTAGCTTCCATTGAAATACATGATACCTGGCAGCAGCCGCTGGTTTacgcttttattgcaaggatgtCAGGAATTGTGCTTTCTTGAAAGCGACTTTGAATTCTACTCGAAGTAAACGCCTGACTAGTCTTCAGTTTCAGGCATTCCTGTTTTAATGCCCACAAAATGTTTTTCACTACGGTCATCAACTGCAAATCGCATACTCTGCTATTTACTCCTTTTGAGTTATCTTTCACGTAGGCGTTTGCGAAACCGAACTGTTATCTCTAACCTGCTGCTTTCAAGCTTCATTCTGCTCCCTATATTTGCTTGCTTCGTTTCTTGTGTGAAGCTAGACTAACCCTTGCTGCTAATGTTTTGACACAGGCACGTCGATTGACCAGGGTATCGCATACGTGCTGATGCTGGTGGCCCTTGTGCTCACCTACCTCATCCATCCGCTGGACGCCTCCTCCCCATACAGGCTCTTCTAATCTAATCAATAATTCGGGTTGCACCTGTAGAGGTAGCTAGCAGCtatgcgatgatgatgatttaggtgtgtgtgggtgtgtggtGTTCTATTTTTGTATGCGCGTCAGATGATTATGTATGGACTTGTTTGGTGGTGGCATGATTCTGCCATCATGTGAGTGTTTGGCTATTTAGTTCATGCTAATGTGTGTATGTACTCCATTTCACTGGCCCCGTGCCGCTTGCCATGTGCTGTGATGCGTGGTAGGTCTGGTTTTGCAAGTTGTGTGACAGCTACTACCCATGTGGATGCTTGTCCGACCCCCTGACAGGCTGACATGGGTGATCTCTTTGTGGTCCGGTTCGTCCATCCCAGATTCATCTGTACTATGAAACCCTTTTATTCCTTTTCATTTTCATTAGTTCTGGAGTGATTCGCTTCTCTAGTCTCCTCCTGATGAATTTCGAAATGAAACTGCCTATgtgaggtactccctccgtttctaaatacttgtctttcgaggcatttcaacaagtgactacatacggagcaaaatgagtgaatctacactctaaaatatgtctacatacatccgtatgtagtcatttgaaatgtctagaaagacaaatatttaggaacggagggagtagatgtcATGGGCTTCGACTCGACCCCTCTCCGCAGCGGGTGCAACTTGCAGGTTCTGTTTTTGGGTTGTATTGAATTTCTAGTACAAATTTGATTGTGTGTTATGAAATAGAAGTAGACAAATTCAGATGTAAATAGTAGGATTTCAAATGGCTTCATCAACCGCGTATGGTAGCAGTCTACATGGCATGTCCACAACAACAGCATGTGTACTACTCCTGTATTCCTAAATCTAAATGCTAGCAGACCCGGACCATGAAGTTAACAGGAATTGATGTTGCTCCTTGAAGGTAACAGTCTACATGGCATGTCCACAACAAGAGCATGTGTACTGCTCCTATATTCCTAAATATAAATGCTAGCAGACTCGGACCCTGAACTTAACTGGGAATGATATTGCTCCTTGAATGTATGAGAACTGGTGACCGAGTACATTGTCTCTGTGTTTCCATGGGCCGCTATATCGACCAATCACAGCGCTTCTGTTAGTGTATTCACCCCCTTGGGGAGCCTAGCTACAAGGGGGTTTCTCTTctcaaaaaaagaagaagaagctaCAAGGGTATTGCGTACAAGGGTGTTTCTCTTCTTCTAAAAAAAGAAGCTAGAAGGTATTCCGTGGTTGATTCATCTCGCGAGCTCGCGTGCTTTTGCCTGGTTGCAAATGGCATGAGATGCATGAGTTCCTTTCTGGAGAAGTTTCAGGCTCGTGCATGCTCTAATTGGTAGCGCCTCGTGTTCTCATCTCCGGCTTGCTAATCTGAGTACTTTTGGCGTTGGAGATTGCCAAAGGCAGCTAGGGTCTCCTTGTTGTTTCAGTTGTATCTAATCATTTGTAGTATTGCTTTTCTGAATACTAGTACCTGTCATGTTCATCGAAACAAATGTTGCGCCAAACATATGCATATACTCCTTACTTCACATGTAGATAGGGAAGAGTCTTGGAGAAATAGGGATACATTTAGGTCTATTGTTTCGATTTGATATGTCAAGTAATCGTGACTATATGGATGAAAGTTTCTTAAGGAAGAACCAACCAGTAAAGAATGCAGGACTGATGAGAAATAGTACTCGTTATGCGCCAACTGATCCGAATATCCTAGAGGTAAATAATCATAAGTATAACAacaaaattcaaaaaagaaaCACAAATACGCCGTCCGTGGGGATCGAACCCACGGCCACGTGGTTAAAAGCCACGCGCTCTACCACTGAGCTAGGACGGCTGGTGTGAATTAAAAATGTGATTTAAAGTATTAATTAGATAAGAAGGGGAAACAAATGCTTCTTCCAAAGAAGATTTGTTACGGCCCCTTTATTTTGAGAAACACAGTACAAAAAATGATGATAACAAGCGAAATAACAAGTGCATACATACACTTATCCCATGCATACACACACGTCTTACAAAACATATATGTTTACAGACATATGTATAAATTATTGTGAACATATCTTTCAGCTATGTTGTACACAAAATAGCATGTCGTCTAAAAAAACAAACGTCCCTGCCAAGGTGCGTGTTTTTGGGTGGTGGCTAGCCACATAATCTCTCGGTGTCCAGATGAGCATGCACATACGCAATCTAGAGGCTCTCTCAACATGTAGCATTTGTGAGGATGAACAGAAAGATGTGCCACCGTTTTTTTTTCGTATGACACTCTTAGGGTGATTTGCGAAGTTGTTTATGACTGTAGCCTGTAAGAAAAAAAGTGTGTTTGCATCGATCGCATCAAGATTAATCTATGTTATTTTTCATACGTATTTCATTTCACTGGGCTACAATTGGCCTTAGCTTTAGAAGCAGGGTTGGCGTGCTTTCTTTTCAATGAGGGAATGGCTGGCGCTATCACCGATGGCACTTTCATCCTCAACAAGAAGTGAGTAGTTGGCATTTCCGGTTTCCGAATCCACAAAGGCGAGGGCGCTCCATGAGGTGACGCAAGAGGCATGAGATTTGCCCTCTAAACAAGACCTTGGCAACTCTAGCCGGGATTAGGTGCTTATTATAATGGAAAAAGTGGATGAGCCTCAATCCAAGTTGCCCCCCAACTACAATATTTACTTTGGCAACGGGTTGACACCGTAGAAACAATATTACTTTTCGCGGCAGAAAGGCGTGGATCCATGCTTCTTCAATTTTCCTTCAAAGTTACAATTTGCTGCAGTCTATACAAGCGGTCTCGCACAAAGTTAGATATAAAAGGGCAACGCCTGGCGGACCCTATCTCAAATGAAAACTCCCCCAAATTAGATGCAAACCATGCAAACCATGGATACTAGATGATACCTCATGAAGGTTGGCTAAAACTTAACGTGGATGCAGGGTTCATTCAAGATACGAACCATGGTGCTTTGGGAGCGGTTTTGCGAGGTGATAAGGCGGGTACTATGGTCAACATGGCAACTATCAGCCATTGCACGTCAATTGAGATGGGTGAAGCTAAGACGTGTTTGGAAGGCTTACATGGGATAGTACCTTCTGCTGACCATCCAGTTTACATATAGAGTGGTTGTGTGAATATCATTTAGGCTTTGTCCTTGTTAGATCTTGATTTATGAATGATCGATGGTGGTATTACACATGATTTTACGAACTTTCTAGGAAATCTCCCGGTCTTTGGGTTATCGAGAATGCTCTGGTGTGGCAATGGTGTTTACCCATGGCTTAGCTAGGTTTGGTAGAGAGGGGTCAAGTTGTGGTGTTCTGTTAGAGTTAGTACGAGCATGCGTTTTGTGTGTGGTTGAACCCGATGATAATGAATCTATATTGCTAAAGTGATATAAAACATTATTTTCAAAAAATAGAGTTTTTAAGCACAAATTTGTTTTTACGTGTATACTACAAATTAACGTGTTAGCCTCGATAAGTACTCAATTCCCTTCATTGAGGGAATATTGAGGGATACAATCTTCAAAATCACACAAAGTATAAAATCACCGACACTTACTTAGTTTTTGTACACCTCTGTTTTCACAGACATCGGAATATTGTACAACCAGGCAAAAGGGTAATAAATTTATAGATATCAATGCTATTTATATTATTcttccaactaggaaaagggcaTGTGTGTTGCAATGGGATAATAAAACCGTGGTCTTCAAATCAAGTTTCAAATATTTGCATTCCATATATATACATGTGTTTGAATATTTGTGCATCAAACAGCCCGCATGCGGATGTAAGACACGCGCATTCTAACATGTTCACAGTGGGTTGATGTTGGACTTGATCGTTGATGCATGTATTCTTCAGTACATCCTCGATGTGTGTATGAAAATTAAATGATAAGTTTAGTCTCATGATGGATGAAAAACGAAGGGCACCGTGACATACGAATAATTCAGAGGAACACTCATTTTTTTCACTTCTACGGATGGCGAGGT belongs to Triticum urartu cultivar G1812 chromosome 7, Tu2.1, whole genome shotgun sequence and includes:
- the LOC125524284 gene encoding arabinogalactan protein 20-like, which produces MAAWTSVGLVAVAVLVVGIAMPASAAVQPPAPAPSSDGTSIDQGIAYVLMLVALVLTYLIHPLDASSPYRLF